The following proteins are co-located in the Gossypium hirsutum isolate 1008001.06 chromosome A02, Gossypium_hirsutum_v2.1, whole genome shotgun sequence genome:
- the LOC107952462 gene encoding uncharacterized protein, whose product MIEYHSGKANVVADALSSRAMTDLRATFARLSLFDDSSLLVELQVSPLKKVLRFRRKDKLSLRFIGPYRVGPVSYQLELPPELERIHDVFHFSMLRRYRSDPTYVVSVEEIEVRPNLIFEEEPVQILDQDVKVLRRKSIPLVKVLWRNHSSEEATWEPEEPMRQQNPHLF is encoded by the exons ATGATCGAATATCATTCTGGGaaagccaatgtggtggctgacgcATTGAGTAGTAGAGCCATGACTGATCTGAGGGCAACGTttgctcgcctcagtttatttgatgacaGTAGTTTGTTGGTAGAACTTCAA gtctcaccattGAAGAAGGTACTAAGATTTAGGCGTAAGGACAAGTTGAGCctaaggtttattgggccttaccgcgtAGGACCAGTTTCCtaccagttagagctacctccggAATTAGAgcgaattcatgatgtgttccacttCTCTATGCTgagacgctatcgatctgatcctacATATGTTGTATCGGTTGAGGAGATTGAAGTTAGACCAAATCTGATTTTTGAGGAGGAACCAGTTCAAATATTGGATCAAGATGTAAAAGTATTGAGAAGGAAGTCTATTCCATTGGTTAAGGTTTTATGGCGTAATCACAgctctgaggaggccacgtgggaacctgaggagccGATGCGACAACAAAATCCTCACCTATTCTAA